A section of the Streptomyces sp. V3I8 genome encodes:
- a CDS encoding TIGR03557 family F420-dependent LLM class oxidoreductase, translating to MQIGYKLAAEAFGPAELVRQAVLAEQAGFDFVEISDHYHPWLDNQGHSPFAWTVLGSIAAKTSRIGLATGVTCPTVRYHPAIIAQAAATLALVSEGRFVLGVGSGERLNEHVVGRGFPDTVRTRHEMLKEALEIIRLLWSGGYRSYEGKHLRLEDARVFDLPGELPLIAVAASGKASTRIAAELGDGLFATEDKPEIVQQYRDAGGSGPRYAEVPMAWASDEHTAAQAALETSRWALTGWKVMSELPNPVNFDAATTTVREDDILEKFACGADPARYIEVTRSFVDAGFDRLVMQNAGPDPDGFIDFYQRELDGPIRQLKPSGAQT from the coding sequence GTGCAGATCGGGTACAAGCTGGCCGCTGAGGCGTTCGGCCCGGCGGAACTGGTGCGGCAGGCGGTTCTCGCCGAGCAGGCGGGATTCGACTTCGTCGAGATCAGCGACCACTACCACCCCTGGCTCGACAATCAGGGGCATTCGCCGTTCGCCTGGACGGTACTGGGCAGCATCGCGGCCAAGACCTCACGGATCGGGCTGGCGACCGGCGTGACATGTCCGACCGTGCGCTACCACCCGGCGATCATCGCGCAGGCCGCCGCGACCCTCGCGCTCGTGTCGGAGGGCCGTTTCGTTCTCGGCGTCGGCTCGGGCGAGCGGCTCAACGAGCATGTGGTCGGCCGCGGCTTCCCGGACACGGTCCGCACACGGCACGAGATGCTCAAGGAGGCCCTGGAGATCATCCGGCTGCTGTGGAGCGGGGGGTACCGGTCCTACGAAGGCAAGCATCTGCGGCTGGAGGACGCCCGGGTGTTCGACCTCCCCGGCGAACTCCCCCTGATCGCGGTGGCCGCCAGCGGCAAGGCGTCCACGCGGATCGCCGCGGAACTCGGTGACGGCCTGTTCGCCACCGAGGACAAGCCGGAGATCGTCCAGCAGTACCGTGACGCCGGCGGTTCGGGTCCGCGCTACGCGGAGGTTCCGATGGCCTGGGCGAGCGACGAGCACACCGCGGCACAGGCCGCGCTGGAGACCTCGCGCTGGGCCCTGACCGGGTGGAAGGTCATGAGCGAGCTGCCCAATCCGGTCAACTTCGACGCGGCGACCACGACCGTGCGCGAGGACGACATCCTGGAGAAGTTCGCCTGCGGCGCGGACCCCGCCCGGTACATCGAGGTGACGCGGTCGTTCGTCGACGCCGGCTTCGACAGGCTGGTCATGCAGAACGCCGGCCCCGACCCCGACGGCTTCATCGACTTCTACCAGCGCGAACTCGACGGACCCATTCGGCAGCTGAAGCCGAGCGGCGCACAGACCTGA
- a CDS encoding SRPBCC family protein produces the protein MTEYERARTMPALPEHVFDQAADVGQLDTWMPQDLHVHAGDQPAVTVHEDRTGQDVSAVLRARPEQMRLEWGTREQGGYTGWLQVAGIGSGASEVTVHLSFFDDSHDPGEQAVHAALDGSLQRLQEQVRLRVDNVAG, from the coding sequence ATGACCGAGTACGAACGTGCACGCACGATGCCCGCCCTGCCGGAGCACGTCTTCGACCAGGCCGCCGACGTCGGCCAGCTGGACACCTGGATGCCTCAGGACCTGCACGTGCACGCCGGGGACCAGCCCGCCGTCACCGTGCACGAGGACCGCACCGGCCAGGACGTCTCCGCCGTGCTGCGGGCCCGGCCCGAACAGATGCGGCTCGAATGGGGCACCCGTGAACAGGGCGGCTACACCGGCTGGCTCCAGGTCGCCGGGATCGGCAGCGGAGCCAGCGAGGTGACCGTGCACCTGTCGTTCTTCGACGACAGCCACGACCCGGGTGAACAGGCCGTCCATGCCGCTCTCGACGGCAGCCTCCAGCGGCTTCAGGAACAGGTGCGGTTGCGCGTCGACAACGTGGCCGGCTGA
- a CDS encoding AAA family ATPase has translation MIVERAYAHLSSYDEDTWPWSVPCVRQLLDEGLRFTAPVTFLVGENGSGKSTLVEALAEGFGLDSYGGSHDWRYASPRGKSELGERIRFEAAPRGRRMATSWSARKGFFLRAETALDALGREGFSPDSISHGEGFLAAFRGKFLHAGLYVLDEPEAALSFSSCLELIGHIDRLAKEGGQVICATHSPLLTALPGADIVEVGEHGIRRVAWRELGVVDHWRRYLADPHVYLRHVVEP, from the coding sequence GTGATTGTCGAACGCGCGTATGCCCATCTCTCCTCGTACGACGAGGACACCTGGCCCTGGTCGGTGCCCTGCGTCCGGCAGCTGCTCGACGAGGGGCTGCGCTTCACCGCACCGGTGACCTTTCTGGTCGGTGAGAACGGCTCGGGGAAGTCGACCCTGGTCGAGGCGCTGGCGGAGGGGTTCGGTCTGGACTCCTACGGCGGCTCCCACGACTGGCGTTACGCCTCCCCGCGCGGCAAGTCGGAACTCGGCGAGCGGATCAGGTTCGAAGCAGCCCCGCGCGGGCGCCGTATGGCCACCAGCTGGTCGGCCCGCAAGGGCTTCTTCCTGCGGGCCGAGACCGCGCTGGACGCCCTGGGCCGGGAGGGGTTCTCGCCTGACTCGATCAGCCATGGCGAGGGCTTCCTCGCGGCGTTCCGCGGGAAGTTCCTGCACGCCGGGCTCTATGTTCTCGACGAGCCGGAGGCGGCCCTCTCCTTCTCCTCGTGCCTGGAACTGATCGGGCACATCGACCGGTTGGCCAAGGAGGGCGGTCAGGTCATCTGTGCCACGCACTCACCCTTGCTGACCGCCCTGCCGGGCGCGGACATCGTCGAGGTCGGCGAGCACGGCATACGCAGGGTCGCCTGGCGGGAACTCGGCGTCGTGGACCACTGGCGCCGCTATCTCGCCGACCCGCACGTCTATCTGCGGCACGTCGTCGAACCGTAG
- a CDS encoding DUF2267 domain-containing protein has translation MLEKVRYEGAYPTRERADEAVRLVLAGLGRQLTGDERLALAGCLPLEAACVLTAQIPDHQPLTGWSFVKDLAARTGASLATTRWDTGSVFSAVAAYAGPDLITRILHRLPTGYALLFGRAELAPAA, from the coding sequence ATGCTGGAGAAGGTCCGCTACGAGGGCGCCTACCCCACCCGCGAGAGAGCCGACGAAGCCGTCCGCCTGGTTCTCGCCGGACTGGGACGCCAGCTGACCGGCGACGAACGCCTCGCGCTGGCCGGCTGCCTGCCCCTGGAAGCCGCATGCGTACTGACCGCGCAGATCCCCGACCACCAGCCGCTGACCGGCTGGTCCTTCGTCAAGGACCTCGCCGCCCGCACCGGTGCCTCCCTGGCCACCACCCGCTGGGACACCGGCTCCGTCTTCTCCGCCGTCGCCGCCTACGCAGGCCCCGACCTGATCACCCGCATCCTGCACCGGCTCCCCACCGGCTACGCCTTGCTGTTCGGCCGTGCCGAACTCGCCCCGGCCGCGTAG
- a CDS encoding DUF2267 domain-containing protein: MALRREAFLGHVKERGTYDSAEEAERAARVVLALLGAHLVGDVRAQLAARLPETFALILLNPLRSAEPLSPERFVRATAAWIEGASEQTAAWDVSAVLSTVADAADEDLLGQILLQLPVGYDLLFGRPQPT, encoded by the coding sequence ATGGCTCTGCGACGCGAAGCGTTCCTCGGCCATGTGAAGGAACGCGGTACGTACGACTCCGCGGAGGAGGCCGAGCGTGCGGCCCGTGTGGTGCTCGCCCTCCTCGGCGCGCACCTGGTCGGCGACGTCCGTGCCCAACTGGCGGCGCGCCTGCCCGAGACCTTCGCCCTGATCCTGCTCAACCCGCTGCGGAGCGCCGAGCCGCTGTCCCCGGAGCGGTTCGTCCGCGCAACCGCCGCGTGGATCGAAGGCGCCAGCGAGCAGACCGCGGCCTGGGACGTCAGCGCCGTGCTGTCGACCGTCGCCGACGCCGCCGACGAAGACCTGCTGGGCCAGATCCTGCTCCAGCTCCCCGTGGGCTACGACCTGCTCTTCGGCCGCCCCCAGCCCACCTGA
- a CDS encoding Hsp20/alpha crystallin family protein has translation MLMRTDPFRELDRLTQQLMSPGTWSRPSVMPMDAYREGDEYVVAFDLPGVVADAIDIDVERNMLTVKAERRPVAKTDDVQMELSERPLGAFSRQIVLADSLDTEHIRADYDAGVLTLRIPIAERAKPRKISVGAGSGLKEISG, from the coding sequence ATGTTGATGCGCACTGACCCCTTTCGTGAGCTGGACCGGCTGACGCAGCAGCTGATGAGTCCGGGGACCTGGTCCCGCCCGTCGGTGATGCCGATGGACGCCTACCGCGAGGGCGACGAGTACGTGGTGGCCTTCGACCTGCCGGGCGTCGTCGCGGACGCGATCGACATCGACGTCGAGCGGAACATGCTCACCGTCAAGGCCGAACGGCGGCCGGTGGCGAAGACCGATGACGTGCAGATGGAGCTGTCCGAGCGGCCACTGGGTGCCTTCTCCCGCCAGATCGTGCTCGCCGACAGCCTCGACACCGAGCACATCCGGGCCGACTACGACGCCGGCGTGCTTACCCTGCGCATCCCGATCGCCGAGCGCGCCAAGCCCCGCAAGATCTCCGTCGGAGCCGGATCCGGCCTCAAGGAGATCTCCGGCTGA
- a CDS encoding type III effector protein has translation MTAADQPSPTGAHAHSPASFLAAATALHAIDSALRDAGRESPDIPDAPGPEPEQVLASLMLLRQVREQLAGWETGLIETARDAGASWADLAPPLGVASRQAAERRYLRGRPGPAGTTGEQRVQATRERRATERTNATWARTNAADLRRIAGQITALTRLAPEARSAQTALYTALSATDAAELIAPLAGMRPYLDDRHTDLAERLDALNDRLAATAGDDA, from the coding sequence GTGACCGCAGCAGACCAGCCGTCCCCGACCGGCGCACACGCCCACAGTCCGGCGTCGTTCCTCGCCGCCGCGACGGCCCTGCACGCCATAGACAGCGCCCTGCGCGACGCCGGGCGGGAGTCCCCGGACATCCCGGATGCCCCCGGCCCCGAACCGGAGCAGGTGCTGGCCTCCCTGATGCTGCTGCGGCAGGTGCGCGAGCAGCTCGCCGGATGGGAGACCGGCCTCATCGAGACCGCCCGTGACGCGGGAGCCAGCTGGGCCGACCTCGCCCCTCCCCTCGGCGTCGCCAGCCGTCAGGCCGCCGAACGCCGCTATCTGCGCGGCCGCCCCGGCCCCGCCGGAACCACCGGCGAACAACGCGTCCAGGCCACCCGCGAACGCCGCGCCACCGAACGCACCAACGCCACCTGGGCCCGCACCAACGCCGCGGACCTGCGCCGCATCGCCGGCCAGATCACCGCCCTCACCCGACTCGCGCCCGAAGCGCGCTCGGCCCAGACCGCCCTGTACACCGCCCTCAGCGCCACCGACGCCGCCGAGCTCATCGCCCCTCTCGCCGGCATGCGCCCTTACCTGGACGACCGCCACACCGACCTGGCCGAACGCCTGGACGCCCTCAACGACCGGCTCGCGGCGACAGCAGGTGACGATGCCTGA
- the htpG gene encoding molecular chaperone HtpG gives MSSSVETLEFQAETRQLLRLVIHSIYSNKDIFLRELISNASDALDKLRLESLTDSGIGQVDTTDLQISLEVDKDARTLTVRDNGIGMSRDDLVELIGTIAKSGTAGLMEKIKQSKDAATAESLIGQFGVGFYSAFMVADKVTLHTRRAGTDTDTGTRWESDGEGAYTVQAVDGLPVGTSVTLHLKPADSEDDLADYLSESKIRQIVKQYSDFIRWPIRMVTERAEADGSASPGADTLNSMKALWARPRAEVTQDEYNEFYKQISHDWLDPAETVHMRAEGTFEYEALLFIPSQAPFDLFSRETKRGVQLYVKRVFIMDDCEALMPNYLRFVKGVVDAHDLSLNISREILQQDRQIRGVRRRLVKKVLGAIKKMQTDDGERYTKLWTQFGRVLKEGLLEDTDNTEALLELVSAASTHDPDKTTTLREYVERMKDGQEAIYYLTGENRATVENSPHMEAFAAKGYEVLILTDPVDEVWADQVPAFDGHPLRSIAKGQVDLDEPAEGDRSADQAKYEQDYAALLPWLTTALSEHVKQVRLSSRLTTSAACLVGDAHDMTPNLEKMYRAMGQELPGVKRTLELNPAHPLISALRTAHEANTDDPALAEIAEVIYGSALLAEGGELPDPARFTRLLTDRLAHTL, from the coding sequence ATGAGCAGCAGCGTCGAGACGCTGGAATTCCAGGCCGAGACCCGCCAGTTGCTCCGACTGGTGATTCACTCGATCTACTCGAACAAGGACATCTTCCTGCGCGAGCTGATCTCGAACGCCTCCGACGCACTGGACAAGTTGCGGCTGGAATCGCTGACCGACTCCGGCATCGGCCAGGTCGATACCACCGACCTGCAGATCTCGCTGGAGGTCGACAAGGACGCCCGCACACTGACCGTCCGCGACAACGGGATCGGCATGAGCCGAGACGATCTCGTGGAGCTGATCGGCACGATCGCCAAGTCCGGCACCGCCGGCCTGATGGAGAAGATCAAGCAGTCCAAGGACGCCGCCACGGCCGAGAGTCTGATCGGGCAGTTCGGCGTCGGCTTCTACTCCGCGTTCATGGTCGCCGACAAGGTCACCCTGCACACCCGGCGGGCCGGCACCGACACCGACACCGGCACCCGGTGGGAGTCCGACGGCGAGGGCGCCTACACCGTCCAGGCAGTGGACGGCCTCCCCGTGGGCACCTCCGTCACCCTGCACCTCAAGCCCGCCGACAGCGAGGACGACCTGGCCGACTACCTGTCCGAGTCGAAGATCCGTCAGATCGTCAAGCAGTACTCCGACTTCATCCGCTGGCCGATCCGGATGGTCACCGAGCGCGCCGAGGCCGACGGATCCGCCTCCCCCGGCGCCGACACCCTCAACTCGATGAAGGCACTGTGGGCGCGACCGCGAGCCGAGGTGACCCAGGACGAATACAACGAGTTCTACAAGCAGATCAGCCACGACTGGCTCGACCCGGCCGAGACCGTCCACATGCGCGCCGAAGGAACCTTCGAGTACGAGGCGCTGCTGTTCATCCCCTCCCAGGCGCCGTTCGACCTGTTCTCCCGCGAGACCAAGCGCGGCGTGCAGCTGTACGTCAAGCGCGTGTTCATCATGGACGACTGCGAAGCGCTGATGCCGAACTACCTGCGCTTCGTCAAAGGCGTCGTCGACGCCCACGACCTGTCGTTGAACATCTCCCGCGAGATCCTGCAGCAGGACCGCCAGATCCGCGGCGTACGCCGACGCCTGGTCAAGAAGGTCCTCGGCGCGATCAAGAAGATGCAGACGGACGACGGCGAGCGCTACACGAAGCTCTGGACGCAGTTCGGACGGGTGCTGAAGGAAGGCCTGCTCGAGGACACGGACAACACCGAGGCGCTGCTGGAGCTGGTGTCGGCCGCCTCCACACACGATCCGGACAAGACCACCACGCTGCGCGAATACGTCGAGCGCATGAAGGACGGCCAGGAGGCGATCTACTACCTGACCGGTGAGAACCGGGCGACGGTGGAGAACTCCCCCCACATGGAGGCTTTCGCCGCCAAGGGCTACGAGGTCCTGATCCTCACCGACCCTGTCGACGAGGTCTGGGCCGACCAGGTCCCGGCCTTCGACGGCCATCCGCTCCGGTCCATCGCCAAGGGCCAGGTCGACCTCGACGAGCCGGCCGAGGGCGATCGGTCCGCCGACCAGGCCAAGTACGAGCAGGACTACGCGGCCCTGCTGCCGTGGTTGACCACCGCCCTGTCCGAGCACGTCAAGCAGGTCCGCCTGTCGTCGCGACTGACCACCTCGGCGGCGTGCCTCGTCGGGGACGCCCACGACATGACCCCGAACCTGGAGAAGATGTACCGCGCGATGGGGCAGGAACTGCCCGGCGTCAAGCGGACTCTGGAACTCAACCCCGCGCATCCGCTGATCAGCGCCCTGCGTACGGCGCACGAGGCCAACACCGACGATCCGGCGCTGGCGGAGATCGCCGAGGTCATCTACGGCAGCGCGCTGCTCGCCGAAGGCGGCGAACTGCCCGATCCGGCGCGCTTCACCCGGCTGCTCACCGACCGGCTGGCTCACACCCTGTAA
- a CDS encoding transcriptional regulator — MPERNIEFGKYGAHGIKGHEAVARQLDALAGYIATPVTVRRGLQARLHYLTRTAHARDAARTAGLTVTDRTLRAWQVGTRAPSRKNLARVEQAYRIVRRENVARYLTARLNREGRGTRVEVHPVNQSRVDRPRQRAVEFRTMNVRRWDRIVAAWAAGDERELDEAWVDQVVDLGSQWGQYEYVTTIGFAA, encoded by the coding sequence ATGCCTGAGCGGAACATCGAGTTCGGCAAGTACGGCGCCCACGGCATCAAAGGCCACGAAGCCGTCGCCCGCCAACTGGACGCGCTCGCCGGCTACATCGCCACCCCCGTCACCGTCCGCCGCGGCCTGCAGGCGCGCCTGCACTACCTCACCCGCACCGCCCACGCCCGCGACGCGGCCCGTACGGCCGGACTGACCGTCACCGACCGCACCCTGCGCGCCTGGCAGGTCGGCACCCGGGCCCCCTCGCGCAAGAACCTCGCACGCGTCGAGCAGGCGTACCGCATCGTGCGGCGCGAGAACGTCGCCCGCTACCTCACCGCCCGCCTCAACCGCGAGGGCCGCGGCACCCGCGTGGAAGTCCACCCGGTCAACCAGTCCCGGGTCGACCGGCCGCGTCAGCGCGCGGTGGAGTTCCGCACGATGAACGTCCGCCGGTGGGACCGGATCGTCGCCGCGTGGGCGGCCGGTGACGAGCGGGAGCTGGACGAGGCGTGGGTGGACCAGGTCGTCGACCTCGGCTCTCAGTGGGGCCAGTACGAGTACGTGACCACCATCGGCTTCGCCGCCTGA